One genomic segment of Rhinolophus sinicus isolate RSC01 linkage group LG11, ASM3656204v1, whole genome shotgun sequence includes these proteins:
- the RASIP1 gene encoding ras-interacting protein 1 isoform X1 → MLSGERKEGGSPRFGKLHLPVGLWINSPRKQLAKLGRRWPSAASVKSSSSDTGSRSSEPLPPPPPHVELRRVGAVKAAGGASGSRAKRISQLFRGSGTGATGSGGAGGPGTPGAAQRWASEKKLPDLAAGVAPEPPLASRATAPPGVLKIFGAGLASGANYKSVLATARSTARELVAEALERYGLAGSPGSGPGESSCVDAFALCDALGRPAAGGAGNSEWRAEHLRVLGDSERPLLVQELWRARPGWARRFELRGREEARRLEQEAFGASDNEGTGPALWRPQKNRSRAASGGAALASPGPGSGAGTQAGSAGKERSENLSLRRSVSELSLQGRRRRQQERRQQALSMAPGAADAQIGPADPGDFDQLTQCLIQAPSNRPYFLLLQGYQDAQDFVVYVMTREQHVFGRGGNSSARSGSPAPYVDTFLNAPDILPRHCTVRAGPEPPAMVRPSRGAPVTHNGCLLLREAELHPGDLLGLGEHFLFMYKDPRTGGSGPARPPWLPARPGATPPGPGWAFSCRLCGRGLQERGEALAAYLDGHEPVLRFRPREEEALLGEIVRTAAAGAGDLPPLGPATLLALCVQHSARELELGHLPRLLGRLARLIKEAVWEKIKEIGDRQPENHPEGVPEVPLTPEAVSVELRPLMLWMANTTELLSFVQEKVLEMEKEADQEGLSSDPQLCNDLELCDEAMALLDEVIMCTFQQSVYYLTKTLYSTLPALLDSNPFTAGAELPGPGAELEAMPPGLKPTLGVFQAALELTSQCELHPDLVSQTFGYLFFFSNASLLNSLMERGQGRPFYQWSRAVQIRTNLDLVLDWLQGAGLGDIATEFFRKLSMAVNLLCVPRTSLLKASWSSLRTDHPTLTPAQLHHLLSHYQLGPGRGPPPAWDPLPTERDAVDTGDIFESFSSHPPLILPLGSSRLRLTGPVTDDALHRELRRLRRLLWDLEQQELPANHRHGPPVVTPP, encoded by the exons ATGCTATCTGGTGAACGGAAGGAGGGCGGAAGCCCCCGCTTTGGGAAGCTCCATCTCCCGGTGGGCCTGTGGATCAATTCTCCCAGGAAGCAGCTTGCCAAGCTGGGACGGCGGTGGCCCAGCGCTGCCTCTGTGAA GTCTTCGTCTTCAGACACGGGGAGCCGCAGCAGCGAGCCGTTGCCCCCGCCTCCGCCGCACGTGGAGCTGCGACGAGTGGGCGCAGTCAAGGCGGCCGGCGGAGCCTCAGGGAGCCGCGCCAAGCGCATCTCCCAGCTCTTTCGGGGCTCGGGAACGGGGGCCACAGGATCTGGTGGCGCTGGAGGCCCCGGGACTCCGGGGGCCGCGCAGCGCTGGGCCAGCGAGAAGAAGCTGCCTGACCTGGCGGCGGGCGTGGCCCCCGAACCCCCACTAGCCTCCCGCGCCACGGCGCCCCCGGGGGTCCTCAAGATCTTTGGCGCCGGGCTGGCATCGGGCGCCAACTACAAGAGCGTGCTGGCCACGGCGCGCTCCACTGCACGCGAGCTGGTGGCCGAGGCGCTGGAGCGCTATGGGCTAGCGGGGAGTCCCGGCAGCGGCCCGGGCGAGAGCAGTTGCGTGGACGCCTTTGCGCTGTGCGACGCGCTGGGCCGGCCAGCGGCAGGAGGCGCAGGCAACAGCGAGTGGCGGGCGGAGCACCTGCGTGTGCTGGGCGACTCTGAGCGCCCGCTGCTGGTGCAAGAGCTGTGGCGGGCGCGGCCTGGCTGGGCGCGGCGTTTCGAGTTGCGCGGCCGCGAGGAAGCGCGCCGCCTGGAGCAGGAGGCCTTTGGGGCTTCGGACAACGAAG GCACGGGCCCTGCCTTGTGGCGGCCACAGAAGAACCGTTCCCGGGCAGCATCCGGTGGGGCGGCGTTGGCCAGCCCTGGCCCAGGGTCGggggcagggacccaggctgGGTCGGCGGGCAAGGAGCGCTCAGAAAACCTGTCCCTGCGTCGCAGTGTGTCAGAGCTCAGCCTGCAGGGTCGGCGGCGGAGGCAGCAGGAACGCAGGCAGCAGGCTCTTAGCATGGCCCCAGGGGCAGCAGACGCCCAAATTGGACCTGCAGACCCTGGTGACTTTGATCAGTTGACCCAGTGCCTCATCCAAGCCCCCAGCAACCGTCCCTACTTTCTGCTGCTCCAGGGCTACCAGGATGCCCAG gACTTCGTGGTGTATGTGATGACGCGGGAGCAACACGTGTTCGGCCGGGGCGGGAACTCCTCTGCCCGAAGTGGGTCTCCAGCCCCGTATGTGGACACCTTTCTCAACGCCCCAGACATCCTGCCACGTCACTGCACAGTGCGCGCGGGCCCTGAGCCCCCGGCCATGGTGCGCCCATCCCGGGGAGCCCCGGTCACGCACAATGGGTGCCTCCTACTGCGGGAGGCCGAGCTGCACCCGGGCGACCTGCTGGGGCTGGGCGAGCACTTCCTGTTCATGTACAAGGACCCCCGTACTGGGGGCTCCGGGCCGGCGCGGCCGCCATGGCTGCCTGCGCGCCCCGGAGCCACGCCTCCGGGCCCCGGCTGGGCCTTCTCTTGCCGCTTGTGCGGCCGTGGCCTACAGGAGCGCGGCGAGGCGCTGGCCGCCTACCTGGATGGCCATGAGCCTGTCCTGCGCTTCCGGCCACGGGAGGAAGAGGCACTGCTGGGTGAGATCGTGCGCACTGCAGCCGCGGGAGCCGGGGACCTGCCACCGCTCGGGCCAGCCACTCTGCTAGCGCTGTGCGTGCAGCATTCAGCCCGGGAGCTGGAGCTGGGCCACCTGCCGCGCCTGCTGGGCCGCCTGGCCCGTCTCATCAAAGAGGCTGTCTGG gaaaagattaaagaaattgGAGACCGTCAGCCTGAGAA cCACCCTGAGGGGGTCCCCGAGGTGCCCTTGACCCCTGAGGCTGTGTCCGTGGAGCTGCGGCCACTCATGCTGTGGATGGCCAACACCACAGAGCTGCTGAGCTTTGTGCAGGAGAAGGTGctggagatggagaaggaggcTGATCAGGAGG GCCTATCCTCAGACCCACAGCTCTGCAATGACTTGGAATTATGTGACGAAGCCATGGCCCTCCTGGATGAGGTCATCATGTGCACCTTCCAGCAGTCTGTCTACTACCTCACCAAG ACTCTGTATTCAACGCTGCCGGCTCTCCTGGATAGTAACCCTTTCACAGCTGGGGCAGAGCTTCCGGGGCCTGGTGCAGAGCTGGAGGCCATGCCTCCGGGGTTGAAACCTACCCTGGGCGTGTTCCAGGCAGCCCTGGAACTGACCAGCCAGTGCGAGCTGCACCCAGACCTTGTGTCTCAGACTTTCGGCTACTTGTTCTTCTTCTCCAATGCATCCCTTCTCAACTCGCTGATGGAACGAG GTCAAGGCCGACCTTTCTATCAATGGTCTCGAGCTGTTCAAATCCGAACAAACCTGGACCTTGTCTTGGACTGGCTGCAGGGCGCTGGGCTGGGTGATATTGCCACTGAGTTCTTCCGGAAACTCTCCATGGCTGTGAACCTGCTCTGCGTGCCCCGCACCTCTCTGCTCAAG GCTTCATGGAGCAGCCTACGAACTGACCACCCCACACTGACCCCTGCTCAGCTCCACCATTTGCTCAGCCACTACCAGCTGGGTCCTGGCCGCGGACCACCGCCTGCTTGGGACCCTCTCCCTACAGAGCGAGATGCTGTGGACACAG GGGACATCTTCGAAAGCTTCTCCTCCCATCCTCCCCTTATCCTGCCCTTGGGCAGCTCGCGCCTCCGCCTCACGGGTCCCGTGACCGACGACGCCCTGCACCGTGAACTGCGCAGGCTCCGCCGTCTCCTCTGGGATCTTGAGCAACAGGAACTGCCAGCCAATCACCGCCACGGGCCTCCCGTGGTCACGCCTCCTTGA
- the MAMSTR gene encoding MEF2-activating motif and SAP domain-containing transcriptional regulator isoform X3: MTLAASSQRSQIIRSKFRSVLQLRIHRRYQDPNPWISAAGPALAQAPGLPSGPAPFLFSPGVLFPEPKSCPWRSLKKESPKISSHWRQSKPKGNLTYHQYMPPEPRQGSRADLQAKKSALGPPGPPLWEETNSQQPSPRMKPTPLPSSLSGVPSPSPPPHKLELQTLKLEELTVSELRQQLRLRGLPVSGTKSTLLERMRGGAPPRERPKTKREECPAGASWPRLRPKALGTARRQGSSKPGPASHLLPLPRAAETLVTAQASPPTPAQALTPSSASGSVAQTLEEELQEAIRRAQLFPNRGVDDMLEDQMEPDGVQAEMVVTWTDDRGGKQVQIQGIFCR; this comes from the exons ATGACCCTGGCGGCTTCCTCCCAGCGCTCCCAAATCATCCGCTCCAAGTTCCGATCTG TTCTCCAGCTTCGGATCCACAGACGGTATCAGGACCCGA ATCCGTGGATCTCAGCTGCAGGCCCGGCTCTGGCTCAGGCCCCAGGCTTGCCCTCGGGCCCCGCCCCTTTCCTTTTCAGCCCTGGGGTCCTGTTCCCAGAGCCAAAAAGCTGCCCTTGGAGGTCCCTGAAGAAG GAGTCTCCCAAGATCTCCTCACATTGGAGGCAGTCCAAGCCCAAGGGGAACTTGACATACCACCAATACATGCCCCCAGAGCCAAGACAAGGGTCCAGGGCAGACCTTCAGGCCAAAAAGTCGGCCCTGGGTCCCCCTGGGCCACCTCTGTGggaagaaacaaactcacagcAGCCATCTCCTAG GATGAAGcccactcccctcccttcctccctctcaggAGTCCCCAGCCCCTCGCCTCCTCCACACAAGTTGGAACTTCAGACCCTTAAACTGGAGGAGCTGACG GTCTCAGAGCTCCGGCAGCAGCTGCGCCTGCGGGGCCTCCCGGTGTCAGGAACCAAGTCGACCCTCCTGGAGCGCATGCGCGGAGGCGCCCCGCCCCGCGAGCGGCCCAAAACCAAGCGCGAGGAATGTCCTGCGGGTGCTTCCTGGCCACGCCTCAGGCCCAAGGCTCTGGGCACCGCCCGGCGGCAGGGCTCG TCCAAGCCCGGCCCAGCATCTCACCTATTGCCTCTTCCACGTGCCGCGGAAACCCTCGTAACGGCTCAGGCGTCCCCTCCCACTCCAGCACAAGCGCTGACCCCTTCCTCAGCATCAGGCTCGGTGGCCCAGACTCTGGAAGAGGAGCTGCAGGAAGCGATCCGGAGGGCTCAG TTGTTTCCGAACCGGGGCGTTGATGACATGCTGGAAGACCAGATGGAGCCTGATG GTGTCCAGGCAGAGATGGTGGTGACTTGGACAGACGATAGAGGAGGAAAACAAGTTCAGATTCAGGGTATATTTTGCAGGTAA
- the MAMSTR gene encoding MEF2-activating motif and SAP domain-containing transcriptional regulator isoform X4 has product MTLAASSQRSQIIRSKFRSVLQLRIHRRYQDPNPWISAAGPALAQAPGLPSGPAPFLFSPGVLFPEPKSCPWRSLKKESPKISSHWRQSKPKGNLTYHQYMPPEPRQGSRADLQAKKSALGPPGPPLWEETNSQQPSPRMKPTPLPSSLSGVPSPSPPPHKLELQTLKLEELTVSELRQQLRLRGLPVSGTKSTLLERMRGGAPPRERPKTKREECPAGASWPRLRPKALGTARRQGSSKPGPASHLLPLPRAAETLVTAQASPPTPAQALTPSSASGSVAQTLEEELQEAIRRAQLFPNRGVDDMLEDQMEPDGCEGAGKRSNETRGHRAAGGTVGQ; this is encoded by the exons ATGACCCTGGCGGCTTCCTCCCAGCGCTCCCAAATCATCCGCTCCAAGTTCCGATCTG TTCTCCAGCTTCGGATCCACAGACGGTATCAGGACCCGA ATCCGTGGATCTCAGCTGCAGGCCCGGCTCTGGCTCAGGCCCCAGGCTTGCCCTCGGGCCCCGCCCCTTTCCTTTTCAGCCCTGGGGTCCTGTTCCCAGAGCCAAAAAGCTGCCCTTGGAGGTCCCTGAAGAAG GAGTCTCCCAAGATCTCCTCACATTGGAGGCAGTCCAAGCCCAAGGGGAACTTGACATACCACCAATACATGCCCCCAGAGCCAAGACAAGGGTCCAGGGCAGACCTTCAGGCCAAAAAGTCGGCCCTGGGTCCCCCTGGGCCACCTCTGTGggaagaaacaaactcacagcAGCCATCTCCTAG GATGAAGcccactcccctcccttcctccctctcaggAGTCCCCAGCCCCTCGCCTCCTCCACACAAGTTGGAACTTCAGACCCTTAAACTGGAGGAGCTGACG GTCTCAGAGCTCCGGCAGCAGCTGCGCCTGCGGGGCCTCCCGGTGTCAGGAACCAAGTCGACCCTCCTGGAGCGCATGCGCGGAGGCGCCCCGCCCCGCGAGCGGCCCAAAACCAAGCGCGAGGAATGTCCTGCGGGTGCTTCCTGGCCACGCCTCAGGCCCAAGGCTCTGGGCACCGCCCGGCGGCAGGGCTCG TCCAAGCCCGGCCCAGCATCTCACCTATTGCCTCTTCCACGTGCCGCGGAAACCCTCGTAACGGCTCAGGCGTCCCCTCCCACTCCAGCACAAGCGCTGACCCCTTCCTCAGCATCAGGCTCGGTGGCCCAGACTCTGGAAGAGGAGCTGCAGGAAGCGATCCGGAGGGCTCAG TTGTTTCCGAACCGGGGCGTTGATGACATGCTGGAAGACCAGATGGAGCCTGATG GCTGTGAGGGAGCTGGAAAAAGAAGCAATGAGACCAGAGGCCACAGAGCAGCTGGCGGTACCGTGGGACAGTGA
- the MAMSTR gene encoding MEF2-activating motif and SAP domain-containing transcriptional regulator isoform X1, translated as MTLAASSQRSQIIRSKFRSVLQLRIHRRYQDPNPWISAAGPALAQAPGLPSGPAPFLFSPGVLFPEPKSCPWRSLKKESPKISSHWRQSKPKGNLTYHQYMPPEPRQGSRADLQAKKSALGPPGPPLWEETNSQQPSPRMKPTPLPSSLSGVPSPSPPPHKLELQTLKLEELTVSELRQQLRLRGLPVSGTKSTLLERMRGGAPPRERPKTKREECPAGASWPRLRPKALGTARRQGSSKPGPASHLLPLPRAAETLVTAQASPPTPAQALTPSSASGSVAQTLEEELQEAIRRAQLFPNRGVDDMLEDQMEPDDLLPPIPLDFPGSFDVLSPSPDSEGLSSVFSSSLPSPTNSPSPSPTDSLDWLEALSGGAPLGCGPPAPSIFSADLSDSSGTRLWDLLEDPW; from the exons ATGACCCTGGCGGCTTCCTCCCAGCGCTCCCAAATCATCCGCTCCAAGTTCCGATCTG TTCTCCAGCTTCGGATCCACAGACGGTATCAGGACCCGA ATCCGTGGATCTCAGCTGCAGGCCCGGCTCTGGCTCAGGCCCCAGGCTTGCCCTCGGGCCCCGCCCCTTTCCTTTTCAGCCCTGGGGTCCTGTTCCCAGAGCCAAAAAGCTGCCCTTGGAGGTCCCTGAAGAAG GAGTCTCCCAAGATCTCCTCACATTGGAGGCAGTCCAAGCCCAAGGGGAACTTGACATACCACCAATACATGCCCCCAGAGCCAAGACAAGGGTCCAGGGCAGACCTTCAGGCCAAAAAGTCGGCCCTGGGTCCCCCTGGGCCACCTCTGTGggaagaaacaaactcacagcAGCCATCTCCTAG GATGAAGcccactcccctcccttcctccctctcaggAGTCCCCAGCCCCTCGCCTCCTCCACACAAGTTGGAACTTCAGACCCTTAAACTGGAGGAGCTGACG GTCTCAGAGCTCCGGCAGCAGCTGCGCCTGCGGGGCCTCCCGGTGTCAGGAACCAAGTCGACCCTCCTGGAGCGCATGCGCGGAGGCGCCCCGCCCCGCGAGCGGCCCAAAACCAAGCGCGAGGAATGTCCTGCGGGTGCTTCCTGGCCACGCCTCAGGCCCAAGGCTCTGGGCACCGCCCGGCGGCAGGGCTCG TCCAAGCCCGGCCCAGCATCTCACCTATTGCCTCTTCCACGTGCCGCGGAAACCCTCGTAACGGCTCAGGCGTCCCCTCCCACTCCAGCACAAGCGCTGACCCCTTCCTCAGCATCAGGCTCGGTGGCCCAGACTCTGGAAGAGGAGCTGCAGGAAGCGATCCGGAGGGCTCAG TTGTTTCCGAACCGGGGCGTTGATGACATGCTGGAAGACCAGATGGAGCCTGATG ACCTGCTGCCTCCCATCCCTCTGGATTTCCCCGGCTCTTTCGATGTGCTGTCCCCCTCCCCAGACTCTGAAGGCCTCTCATCTGTCTTCTCTTCCTCGCTCCCATCCCCTACGAATTCCCCGTCCCCCTCTCCCACGGACTCCTTGGACTGGCTGGAGGCTCTGAGTGGGGGTGCCCCGCTGGGCTGTggtcccccagcccccagcatcTTCTCTGCTGACTTATCTGACTCCAGTGGCACCAGGCTGTGGGACCTGCTGGAGGATCCATGGTGA
- the RASIP1 gene encoding ras-interacting protein 1 isoform X2, which produces MLSGERKEGGSPRFGKLHLPVGLWINSPRKQLAKLGRRWPSAASVKSSSSDTGSRSSEPLPPPPPHVELRRVGAVKAAGGASGSRAKRISQLFRGSGTGATGSGGAGGPGTPGAAQRWASEKKLPDLAAGVAPEPPLASRATAPPGVLKIFGAGLASGANYKSVLATARSTARELVAEALERYGLAGSPGSGPGESSCVDAFALCDALGRPAAGGAGNSEWRAEHLRVLGDSERPLLVQELWRARPGWARRFELRGREEARRLEQEAFGASDNEGTGPALWRPQKNRSRAASGGAALASPGPGSGAGTQAGSAGKERSENLSLRRSVSELSLQGRRRRQQERRQQALSMAPGAADAQIGPADPGDFDQLTQCLIQAPSNRPYFLLLQGYQDAQDFVVYVMTREQHVFGRGGNSSARSGSPAPYVDTFLNAPDILPRHCTVRAGPEPPAMVRPSRGAPVTHNGCLLLREAELHPGDLLGLGEHFLFMYKDPRTGGSGPARPPWLPARPGATPPGPGWAFSCRLCGRGLQERGEALAAYLDGHEPVLRFRPREEEALLGEIVRTAAAGAGDLPPLGPATLLALCVQHSARELELGHLPRLLGRLARLIKEAVWEKIKEIGDRQPENHPEGVPEVPLTPEAVSVELRPLMLWMANTTELLSFVQEKVLEMEKEADQEDPQLCNDLELCDEAMALLDEVIMCTFQQSVYYLTKTLYSTLPALLDSNPFTAGAELPGPGAELEAMPPGLKPTLGVFQAALELTSQCELHPDLVSQTFGYLFFFSNASLLNSLMERGQGRPFYQWSRAVQIRTNLDLVLDWLQGAGLGDIATEFFRKLSMAVNLLCVPRTSLLKASWSSLRTDHPTLTPAQLHHLLSHYQLGPGRGPPPAWDPLPTERDAVDTGDIFESFSSHPPLILPLGSSRLRLTGPVTDDALHRELRRLRRLLWDLEQQELPANHRHGPPVVTPP; this is translated from the exons ATGCTATCTGGTGAACGGAAGGAGGGCGGAAGCCCCCGCTTTGGGAAGCTCCATCTCCCGGTGGGCCTGTGGATCAATTCTCCCAGGAAGCAGCTTGCCAAGCTGGGACGGCGGTGGCCCAGCGCTGCCTCTGTGAA GTCTTCGTCTTCAGACACGGGGAGCCGCAGCAGCGAGCCGTTGCCCCCGCCTCCGCCGCACGTGGAGCTGCGACGAGTGGGCGCAGTCAAGGCGGCCGGCGGAGCCTCAGGGAGCCGCGCCAAGCGCATCTCCCAGCTCTTTCGGGGCTCGGGAACGGGGGCCACAGGATCTGGTGGCGCTGGAGGCCCCGGGACTCCGGGGGCCGCGCAGCGCTGGGCCAGCGAGAAGAAGCTGCCTGACCTGGCGGCGGGCGTGGCCCCCGAACCCCCACTAGCCTCCCGCGCCACGGCGCCCCCGGGGGTCCTCAAGATCTTTGGCGCCGGGCTGGCATCGGGCGCCAACTACAAGAGCGTGCTGGCCACGGCGCGCTCCACTGCACGCGAGCTGGTGGCCGAGGCGCTGGAGCGCTATGGGCTAGCGGGGAGTCCCGGCAGCGGCCCGGGCGAGAGCAGTTGCGTGGACGCCTTTGCGCTGTGCGACGCGCTGGGCCGGCCAGCGGCAGGAGGCGCAGGCAACAGCGAGTGGCGGGCGGAGCACCTGCGTGTGCTGGGCGACTCTGAGCGCCCGCTGCTGGTGCAAGAGCTGTGGCGGGCGCGGCCTGGCTGGGCGCGGCGTTTCGAGTTGCGCGGCCGCGAGGAAGCGCGCCGCCTGGAGCAGGAGGCCTTTGGGGCTTCGGACAACGAAG GCACGGGCCCTGCCTTGTGGCGGCCACAGAAGAACCGTTCCCGGGCAGCATCCGGTGGGGCGGCGTTGGCCAGCCCTGGCCCAGGGTCGggggcagggacccaggctgGGTCGGCGGGCAAGGAGCGCTCAGAAAACCTGTCCCTGCGTCGCAGTGTGTCAGAGCTCAGCCTGCAGGGTCGGCGGCGGAGGCAGCAGGAACGCAGGCAGCAGGCTCTTAGCATGGCCCCAGGGGCAGCAGACGCCCAAATTGGACCTGCAGACCCTGGTGACTTTGATCAGTTGACCCAGTGCCTCATCCAAGCCCCCAGCAACCGTCCCTACTTTCTGCTGCTCCAGGGCTACCAGGATGCCCAG gACTTCGTGGTGTATGTGATGACGCGGGAGCAACACGTGTTCGGCCGGGGCGGGAACTCCTCTGCCCGAAGTGGGTCTCCAGCCCCGTATGTGGACACCTTTCTCAACGCCCCAGACATCCTGCCACGTCACTGCACAGTGCGCGCGGGCCCTGAGCCCCCGGCCATGGTGCGCCCATCCCGGGGAGCCCCGGTCACGCACAATGGGTGCCTCCTACTGCGGGAGGCCGAGCTGCACCCGGGCGACCTGCTGGGGCTGGGCGAGCACTTCCTGTTCATGTACAAGGACCCCCGTACTGGGGGCTCCGGGCCGGCGCGGCCGCCATGGCTGCCTGCGCGCCCCGGAGCCACGCCTCCGGGCCCCGGCTGGGCCTTCTCTTGCCGCTTGTGCGGCCGTGGCCTACAGGAGCGCGGCGAGGCGCTGGCCGCCTACCTGGATGGCCATGAGCCTGTCCTGCGCTTCCGGCCACGGGAGGAAGAGGCACTGCTGGGTGAGATCGTGCGCACTGCAGCCGCGGGAGCCGGGGACCTGCCACCGCTCGGGCCAGCCACTCTGCTAGCGCTGTGCGTGCAGCATTCAGCCCGGGAGCTGGAGCTGGGCCACCTGCCGCGCCTGCTGGGCCGCCTGGCCCGTCTCATCAAAGAGGCTGTCTGG gaaaagattaaagaaattgGAGACCGTCAGCCTGAGAA cCACCCTGAGGGGGTCCCCGAGGTGCCCTTGACCCCTGAGGCTGTGTCCGTGGAGCTGCGGCCACTCATGCTGTGGATGGCCAACACCACAGAGCTGCTGAGCTTTGTGCAGGAGAAGGTGctggagatggagaaggaggcTGATCAGGAGG ACCCACAGCTCTGCAATGACTTGGAATTATGTGACGAAGCCATGGCCCTCCTGGATGAGGTCATCATGTGCACCTTCCAGCAGTCTGTCTACTACCTCACCAAG ACTCTGTATTCAACGCTGCCGGCTCTCCTGGATAGTAACCCTTTCACAGCTGGGGCAGAGCTTCCGGGGCCTGGTGCAGAGCTGGAGGCCATGCCTCCGGGGTTGAAACCTACCCTGGGCGTGTTCCAGGCAGCCCTGGAACTGACCAGCCAGTGCGAGCTGCACCCAGACCTTGTGTCTCAGACTTTCGGCTACTTGTTCTTCTTCTCCAATGCATCCCTTCTCAACTCGCTGATGGAACGAG GTCAAGGCCGACCTTTCTATCAATGGTCTCGAGCTGTTCAAATCCGAACAAACCTGGACCTTGTCTTGGACTGGCTGCAGGGCGCTGGGCTGGGTGATATTGCCACTGAGTTCTTCCGGAAACTCTCCATGGCTGTGAACCTGCTCTGCGTGCCCCGCACCTCTCTGCTCAAG GCTTCATGGAGCAGCCTACGAACTGACCACCCCACACTGACCCCTGCTCAGCTCCACCATTTGCTCAGCCACTACCAGCTGGGTCCTGGCCGCGGACCACCGCCTGCTTGGGACCCTCTCCCTACAGAGCGAGATGCTGTGGACACAG GGGACATCTTCGAAAGCTTCTCCTCCCATCCTCCCCTTATCCTGCCCTTGGGCAGCTCGCGCCTCCGCCTCACGGGTCCCGTGACCGACGACGCCCTGCACCGTGAACTGCGCAGGCTCCGCCGTCTCCTCTGGGATCTTGAGCAACAGGAACTGCCAGCCAATCACCGCCACGGGCCTCCCGTGGTCACGCCTCCTTGA
- the MAMSTR gene encoding MEF2-activating motif and SAP domain-containing transcriptional regulator isoform X2: MLVKGAGGAGGRDTSCLHTGWHLAPEWLWPSVTLRWQGAGGRPRKGSRLPAHPPAQGVCKGAGHACPANNCSLHRLPGQAPGHSLPAFLLPPPSSFHSSPASDPQTVSGPEMKPTPLPSSLSGVPSPSPPPHKLELQTLKLEELTVSELRQQLRLRGLPVSGTKSTLLERMRGGAPPRERPKTKREECPAGASWPRLRPKALGTARRQGSSKPGPASHLLPLPRAAETLVTAQASPPTPAQALTPSSASGSVAQTLEEELQEAIRRAQLFPNRGVDDMLEDQMEPDDLLPPIPLDFPGSFDVLSPSPDSEGLSSVFSSSLPSPTNSPSPSPTDSLDWLEALSGGAPLGCGPPAPSIFSADLSDSSGTRLWDLLEDPW, translated from the exons ATGCTAGTGAAGGGGGCAggtggagctgggggcagggatACCTCCTGCCTGCACACTGGCTGGCACTTAGCCCCAGAATGGCTCTGGCCCTCAGTGACGCTCCGCTGGCAGGGAGCAGGCGGGAGGCCCAGGAAAGGGAGCAGGCTGCCCGCCCACCCGCCTGCACAGGGTGTGTGTAAGGGGGCTGGGCACGCGTGTCCCGCCAACAACTGCAGCTTGCACCGCCTGCCAGGCCAGGCTCCTGGACACTCCCTTCCCGcctttctcctcccacccccttcctccttccacaGTTCTCCAGCTTCGGATCCACAGACGGTATCAGGACCCGA GATGAAGcccactcccctcccttcctccctctcaggAGTCCCCAGCCCCTCGCCTCCTCCACACAAGTTGGAACTTCAGACCCTTAAACTGGAGGAGCTGACG GTCTCAGAGCTCCGGCAGCAGCTGCGCCTGCGGGGCCTCCCGGTGTCAGGAACCAAGTCGACCCTCCTGGAGCGCATGCGCGGAGGCGCCCCGCCCCGCGAGCGGCCCAAAACCAAGCGCGAGGAATGTCCTGCGGGTGCTTCCTGGCCACGCCTCAGGCCCAAGGCTCTGGGCACCGCCCGGCGGCAGGGCTCG TCCAAGCCCGGCCCAGCATCTCACCTATTGCCTCTTCCACGTGCCGCGGAAACCCTCGTAACGGCTCAGGCGTCCCCTCCCACTCCAGCACAAGCGCTGACCCCTTCCTCAGCATCAGGCTCGGTGGCCCAGACTCTGGAAGAGGAGCTGCAGGAAGCGATCCGGAGGGCTCAG TTGTTTCCGAACCGGGGCGTTGATGACATGCTGGAAGACCAGATGGAGCCTGATG ACCTGCTGCCTCCCATCCCTCTGGATTTCCCCGGCTCTTTCGATGTGCTGTCCCCCTCCCCAGACTCTGAAGGCCTCTCATCTGTCTTCTCTTCCTCGCTCCCATCCCCTACGAATTCCCCGTCCCCCTCTCCCACGGACTCCTTGGACTGGCTGGAGGCTCTGAGTGGGGGTGCCCCGCTGGGCTGTggtcccccagcccccagcatcTTCTCTGCTGACTTATCTGACTCCAGTGGCACCAGGCTGTGGGACCTGCTGGAGGATCCATGGTGA